A window of Nicotiana tabacum cultivar K326 chromosome 24, ASM71507v2, whole genome shotgun sequence contains these coding sequences:
- the LOC107764103 gene encoding uncharacterized protein At5g01610-like: MDQILNKVGSYWIGKRANKELNSVGDDINSLQSSIEGGTKWLVNKLKGKMQKPLPDLLKEYDVPVGIFPRDATNYEFNEETRKLTVYIPSVCEVGYKDSSVLRFSTEVTGFLEKGKLADIEGMKTKVMMWVKVTAISSEKSKVHFTAGLKKTRSREAYEVLRDGVAIEKF, translated from the exons ATGGATCAGATATTGAACAAAGTGGGTTCCTACTGGATTGGTAAGAGAGCTAACAAGGAGCTCAATTCCGTCGGCGATGACATTAAC TCATTGCAAAGCAGTATTGAAGGAGGAACAAAATGGCTGGTGAACAAGCTTAAAG GAAAAATGCAAAAGCCATTGCCAGATCTTTTGAAGGAGTATGATGTTCCAGTAGGTATTTTCCCTCGGGATGCCACCAATTACGAGTTTAATGAAGAGACAAGGAAGCTCACTGTCTATATACCCTCTGTATGTGAAGTTGGTTACAAGGATTCATCTGTATTACGCTTCTCTACAGAAGTTACTGGATTTTTAGAAAAAGGAAAGCTAGCTGACATTGAAGGAATGAAAACGAAAGTGATGATGTGGGTAAAAGTTACTGCCATCTCATCTGAAAAATCCAAGGTTCATTTCACAGCTGGGTTGAAGAAAACCCGGAGTAGGGAGGCTTATGAGGTTTTGAGAGATGGAGTAGCTATTGAAAAATTCTAA